Part of the Tidjanibacter massiliensis genome is shown below.
GCCCGACCCGCTTTGCAAATGCGGACCGCAGGACGGCAACCGCCGCGACAAGAGGCTGCAAACCCCCTGGACTATCTGATGACAAAGTTATAAAAACTTATGTCATATCTTTCATTCCGGCCGACCGCTTTCGGAACGGTCTCCCTAAGCATCGGAAAGCCAACAAGGATACCAAGCGTCGGGATTCGGAACAGAGGCACCCTCCCGCCGCAACGACCGGACACCGACACCGGACATAACGCCACGGTGTACCATGACAATGCACCGTCCGAATCTTCCCCATTGCCGACACTCCCCCGTATAGGGAGAGACCGGCCTATTCGAAGGATATCGTATAGGGCATCAGCGCCATCACTCCGTCCTCCCGAAGCGTACGGCTGAGCATATCGTAATGCACGAACGCCTCGCCGAGTTCACCGTGCACGCAGGCCGCGGAGAAGCGCTGCATCCGTGCAGAGAACATCGAAAGGAATGCGGCAAACGAATCGGGTTCGGAAAGTATCTCGTACACCCGGAAATCGGCGGCGATACCGGCCCGGTCAGCAGCCAGCGCCACCGCATCCGAAAGGCCGCCGAAACCGTCCACGAGGCCGTTCTTTTTAGCTTCCGTTCCGAGCCATACCCTGCCCTGACCTATCTCATCGACCTGCTCGAAGGTCATGTTCCGGCCTGCGGCCACATGCTCGACAAAAGTACCGTAGGTCTTCTCGACCTGCCCCTGTAGGAATGCACGTTCGGCCGGCATCAACGGCCGCGCGATGCTGCCCATATCGGCATAAGCGTTGGTCTTGGCCACATCCACCGTAATGCCCACCTTGTCGCGCAGCGTCTTTTCCAGATTGAGTTTCATTCCGAACACACCGATGGAACCTGTCTGCGTGGTGCGGTCGGCGAGTATCACATCGGCCGGAGCGGAGATGTAATAACCTCCCGAAGCCGCCACACCGCCCATGGAGACCACAACGGGCTTCACCTCGCGGCAAAGTTCCATTTCGCGCCACACCACATCCGAAGCGAGAGCGCTTCCGCCCGGGGAATTGACCCGAAGTACGACCGCCTTTACACCGTTGTCCTCACGGGCCTGGGCTATCTGGTCGGCCAACGTGGCACCTCCCACCGCACCGGGATAACTCTCGCCGTCCACGATTTGTCCGTCGGCATATATCAGGGCCACTTTGTTTTTGGAGACTTTACGGGCATGTACGGCCCGTGCCGCTATGTAATCGCCGAGGGAGACGGCATTGAAATCGGTATGTTCCGACACGGAAGCGGCCGAAAGTTCCTCTCCGCGGCAGAGGGCGGAGAGCATGTCCGCCATCTCGTCCCGATAGAGAACACCGTCCACGAAACCGAACCGCAAGGCATCATCCGGTTCACGCACCGCCATCTCCTCCGCATATTGCCGGAGCTTATCGGCCGGTATGCCGCGGGATTCGGAAATATCCGCCAGCATGACATCCCACAGGGAATTGACGAGGGTGGTCATCTGCAAACGGTTGGCCGGACTCATCCGGTCGGTGATATAGGGCTCCACCGCCGACTTGAACGTACCGTGCCGGATAATTTCAACGTCTACTCCGAGTTTATCGAGCAACCCTTTATAAAACATTACATTGGCTGCAACTCCCCGCCAGTCCATGAACCCTTCCGGATGAATGAACACCCTGTCGGCGGCGGAAGAGAGCCAGTAGGCCGGCTGCGAATAAACTTCGTTGTAAGCTACAACGAACTTGCCCGACTCCTTGAAACGCAGCAACTCGCTACGCAGCTCCTCCATATTGCCGTAATTGACCGCACCCGAACCCGCTATATTGATATATATCCCCTTGATATTGGGGTCCGAAGCGGCAAGCCGGACAGCATCGGTCACCTCGAGCATCGTATTGGAAGTCTCCAACCTTCTCCTGTTCACGTCGAAAGCCCCGAACCGGTTATCCGGAGAATCGACTATCCCGGAACGAAAATCCACCACGAGGACGGCATCCGAAGGAACATACACTTGCCGCTGTCCGAAGGAGGCGGCAATCCCTCCTATAATCGAAAACAGCACGAACCACATCAGCACCGTTCCCACGAAAAACGCCAGCAAAGCGGCTCCGAAAGTCTTGAAAAAATTCTTCATCTTCGTTATATTTATATTTATTGCATGCAATAGGAAAGTCTACAAAATTACAAGATAATTTTCTTATACTTATCGTAATTCGATATTTTTTTATTAAGTAACAAACAACTCCGTGCCTTTGAATCTCCTTCTCATCACGAATCGGTTCTATTTGCCCCAACCGAACCGTTGCGCAAACGCATACCGGGTTTCCGCCGGACGTTTGTCTCCGGTCCGAAGCGGATGTTTCATATATTCCCGCATTGCATCTGCAAACGGGTACCGACGTGTCGTCAGACGACCGTTTTCGGCTCTCATCGAATATATTCCGTCATTTCGCTTCAAACGAACCGCTTCGCAAGCGTACACCGGACATGCACTTTCGTATCTCAGCGAATATAATTTTGTTATATTTGTATCGTTGTTACAATAAAACCGAACACCAATGACTGAATACGAAAACAGGATAAAATCGGTACTCGGCGGCATCGTGCATCCGGAAACGGGAGAAGATATCGTTTCATCGGGTATCGTCGAGCATATCACGGCCAACGGACAGGATGCAGTCATCACCCTCGCCTTCCGCAAACGGCGCGACCCGTTCGCCAACTCCATCAAACGGCAGGTAACAGCGGCAGTGACCGAAGCATTCCCCGAATTGGCCGGCAAGATAGCCGTTACGGAAAAGGAAGAGGCTCCGGCACCGCCCGTAAAAGAGAAAGTATCCTCCACGGCTGGCATACGACATATCCTCGCAATCGCCTCCGGCAAGGGAGGAGTCGGCAAATCGACCGTCACGGCCAACCTGGCCGTAACGCTACGCGACATGGGTTACAGCGTCGGAATACTCGATGCGGATATCTACGGACCCTCCATGCCGAAGATGTTCGGCGTTGAAGGATATACGCCGCAGGCAATTCTCCGCGACGAACAGGAGTACATCCTGCCGGCCGAAACCGGAGGCATCAAAATCGCCTCGATAGGTTTTTTCATCTCGCCCGACGACGCTCTTATCTGGCGCGGCCCCATGGCGACGACCGCCCTGAAGCAACTGCTCCATCAGACGCTTTGGGAAGGACTGGACTATCTGCTCATCGACCTCCCTCCCGGAACGGGGGATGTCCACCTTTCGGTAGTCGGAGAGGTAAAGGTAAACGGAGCCATCGTGGTTTCCACACCCCAGCAGGTGGCCGTGGCCGACGTGCGGCGCGGCGTGAACATGTTCCGCGCAGAGGGCATCGACGTACCCGTACTCGGTATCATCGAAAACATGGCCTGGTTCACTCCGGCGGAACTCCCGAACAACCGGTACTACCTGTTCGGAAAGGGGGGAGCACGGAACATGGCCCGTACCGAAGGCATCGATTTTCTCGGAGATATTCCTATCGTCCAATCGGTTATGGAAGGTGGTGAGAACGGAACGCCGGCAGTATCCATCCATCCGGAAGTAAAAAAATACTATCGGGAGATAGCGGACAAGATTGTCGAAAAGCTGGAAAAAACCGACCGCTGAGTGTTGAAAAGCGAGAAAGAAACTGTTCGCAAATGTTGAAAGATTCCCCCTTTTCCAGCTGGGAAATGCCGTCAATCCGTATATACGGGAATACGAAGGAAAAAAACAAGGAAAATCTTTCATCGGCCGTTACGGAATTATCGACAGCATCTGCACACGGGCAGGCATCCGTTTTGCCGCTGTCGATATGTTGATAACATTATGAACAGCTATTGACAACTCCGCCGCTTCCCTCCGCCGGACGCATCCTCTCCTTGCGACACACAAGATAGGGAGAAAGGCACCGACAAACGGACGGACAAGACATGATGAAGACGGAAAACGGAAAAATGCCGCCCTATCTGAAAGTTACATGGCTGTTTTTCAGTAATATATATACAAAAAACTGAAAGACACATGGATAAAGCGAAGTCATGCGGACACTTTCCTACCGGGAGCAATGTTGATAATTTTTGGCAATTTGTCCGGAAAGCGGAATATAAGGAGTTATCAACATTATGAACAGGCTTTATTATTGTTATTTTCTTTTTAAGATTTAATTAAGAAATAAATAAAAAAATAAAAAGATGGCTGACAACACGACTCTGGCGGATAAGATAGCGGCGTTGAAAAGAGAGAAGAACGCCGTGATTCTCGCTCATTACTATACGCGGCCCGAAGTGCAGCAGGTGGCGGATTTCATCGGGGATTCCCTCGCACTTTCCCAGGCCGCAGCGGCGACCGATGCGGACATTATCCTTTTTGCGGGCGTCTATTTCATGGCCGAGACGGCCAAGGTGCTGTCGCCGGGGAAAAAGGTGCTGATACCCGACCCGGCTGCCGGGTGTTCCCTGGCCGATTCTTGCAGCGCTGCGGATTTCCGCAGGTTCCGCGAACGGTATCCCGACCATAAGGTGGTGGCCTATGTCAATACCTCGGTTGAGGTGAAGGCACTGACAGATATCTGTTGTACCTCGTCCAACGCCGTGAAAATCATCCGGGCGCTGGAGGGACAGAAGATACTGTTCGCCCCGGACCGCAATCTTGGGGATTACCTGAAGCGGGTGACCGGCCGCGACGACATCGTGTTGTGGGACGGAGCGTGTCATGTGCATGAGAAATTCTCGCTCGAAAAGATTCTCGAACTGAAAAGGGAACATCCGGACGCCAAGGTGCTTGCCCATCCCGAATGCAAGAAACCGGTGCTGCTGGCTGCCGATTTTGTGGGGAGTACGGCGGCTATCATTGATTACGTAGGTTCCGATGGCGGGAAGAAGTATATCATCGTAACCGAATCGGGTATCTTGTTCGAACTGCAGGAGAAGTATCCGGAAATCGATTTTATTCCGGCTCCTCCGACGGATTCCACCTGCGGATGCAACGACTGCGAATATATGAAACTCGTGACGCTCCCGAAGATATACGATGCGCTTGTGAACGAATCTCCCGAAGTCGTGATTGACGAGGAGGTGAGGCGCCGGGCCGAGGGCTCTATCCGCAACATGCTCGGCATGTCGAAATAGGGCCGTCTTTTTCGTGCCGCACTGCCGGAGCGGAGGGACGTGCCGTTTTCTTCCGGGAGAAAAAGACGTTTGTGCCATGACACTGGAAACGGTAAGAAACAGGATAAGGTTTTACAGGGATTTTCCGAAGGAGGGCATCCTGTTCATTGATTTGCTGCCGCTGCTGGGCGATTCGGATATATTCGCCTGGGTAGTCCGGGAGATAGCCGTGCGTATCTCCTCTCCGAATGTGGCGGTTCCCGAGGCCCGTGGTTTTCTCTTCGCCTCGCCGCTGCTTACCGTACCCGGCGGGGTAAAAAGTCTTCTGATATTTCGCAAAAGCGGGAAATTGCCGGCCCGGGCCGATGATTTGGTGAAGATACCGATAGAGAAGGAGTATGGCGACGACAGTCTCTATTTCCGTAAATCCGATTTGAAAGCGGCACGGACGGAGGACGGTTCGGTGGAGGTGACCGTTTTTGACGATGTATTGGCTACCGGTGGGACGGCCGAGGGGATGGCTTTGGAGCTGAACAGGCTGACTGTCGAAACGGCTGCCGGCCTGTTGCCGGTACGGGTACGGGAATTTGTCTTTCTTGCAGAGATAGCGGATATCGGAGCCCGTTCCCGGCTTGAACGGATTGCTCCTGTCGAATCGTTGCTGCGTTTCTGATTGGGCGGTGCGTCCTCCCTTCCGGAACTTCCGGAGATGGGGAATGTACGGATGTTCCGGTCTTTTAGCCGGTATGTCCGGGCGGGAACCGTGCAGAAAGCCCGGGTGCTGGAGCAGGCGTAATGTTACCGGCAGCTTGAATGGAAAGAAATACCCGAAAAAACTGAAGTTTTTTCGGGTATTTCGTATTGCCGTCGTCCGGTTTTCGTTATTCCGGCATCTTTGCCGGATGGAAGAACTCTGTTACGGCCTGTTCGAATCTCGCTACGGTCTTTTCAATGGTATCGTAGGATTTGCCTCCCGAGGCGTTCTTGTGTCCCCCTCCGTTGAAATATTTGGAAGCGAACAGGCTGACGTCCACATCTCCCCGCGAACGGAAGGAAATACGGATGAACTTGTGGGTTTCTATGAACATCGCGGACATCTGTACGGATGCAATCGAGAGTGGATAATTGACGAATCCCTCGCTGTCGCCTACTTGAAAGTCGAAACGCCTCATTTCATTCTCTTTCAATGCTATGTACGCTGCCCGTCCGTTCTCTATCATGCGCATCTTGTCGAGCAGCACATAGCCGAGCAGCCGCACTCTTCCTTCGCTGTAGGAGTTATAGACCTTCGAATTGATGTCGGGGATGTTGATTCCTTTCTCGATGAGTCCCGCAACGGCCCGGAACAGTCCCGGGGTGAGGAAACTGAAGGAGAAATTGCCGGTGTCGGTCATTATCCCGACGTAGAGCGACTCGGCCGCCTCCCGGTCGAATACGTCGAGTCCCGTCAGCCTTTCCGTTATCTGGTAGACCAGGTAGGAGGTGGAACAAGAGGTGGGGTCGGAGAATACCAATGTATATTCGTCCGTCGGCGGGTCGAGGTGATGGTCTATCAGTATCCTGACTGCTTTCCGGTTATCAATGATGTGACGGCTGAGATTTTCGAGCCGGTCTATCCGGTTGAAGTCGAGAAAGAAGATGATGTCGGCATTGTCCACCGCACCGATGGCCCGTTCGTTCTCCTCTTTGGCGATGATGACGTCCCGGATACCCGGCATCCAGGAGAGGAATCCGGGATATTTGTTTGGAACGAGGCACTGTACGTCATGGCCGAGCGAACGGAGCACTTTGGCCCAAGCGAGCGAAGAACCGATGGCGTCTCCGTCCGGATTGGTATGCGCCAGAATGGCGATGTGTTTCGGAGTGTCGGTTATGTATCCTTTCAGTATTTCGATTTTTTGTTCCAAATCTTTCATACACAAACAATTCTCTGCCTTCCTCTCACGTTTTTTCCTTGTCGCCGATAGACGAAGTTACGAATTTTACCCGAAATAAAAAATTCAGCGGTTTCCTCCCTGTCCGCTATCCTGTACGGCCGGAAAGCGGAACGATGCCTGCGGGGTTCTCCGAATGTGCGTCTGATACGAATGTATCGACGGATATTTTCGTATTTTTGCCGATGGGTCCCGCCGGATGGAGGCGGCCTGTCAAAAATATGGAAGTCATGCTCTATCCGTTAAAGTTCAAACCTATCCTGAAGTCCCAGATATGGGGGGGCGACAGGCTTGTGAAGGCAGGAAAGAGACTGCCCGCAAAATTGTCCGCTGCTGCCGGAAGTATCGGCGAAAGTTGGGAGATATCCGGTGTGGAAGGAGATGTTTCGGTAGTGTCCAACGGTTTTCTCAAGTCGAACAATCTGGAGGAGATAACCGAAGTCTATATGGGCGACCTGGTCGGAGAGAAGGTGTACGATACCTACGGACTGGAGTTTCCGGTATTGGTGAAGTTCATCGACGCGCACGATGTGTTGTCGGTGCAGGTGCATCCGGATGACGGACTCGCACGGGAGAGACACGGTAGTCGCGGCAAGACCGAGATGTGGTATGTGGCGGACTGCGAACCGGGAGCTTACCTGTATGTGGGTTTCAATCGTCCGGTAACGCGCGACGAGTATTTGCGGGCGGTTTCTGAGGGTACTCTGACCGACCTGCTGATGCGTTACGAGGTTCGGAAGGGAGATGCGTATTATATTCCGGCAGGTACGGTCCATGCAATAGGACCCGGACTGCTCATCGCCGAAATACAGGAGACTTCGGATATTACCTACCGTATATCGGATTGGGGTAGGCTCGGCAGGGACGGGAAGCCGCGGCAGCTCCATACGGCGGAGGCTACCGATGCGATAGATTTCAATTACGGAAAGGAGTATTTCAGGCCGGCCGTCGCAGCGCCCGGTAGTGTGAAAGAGATAGTTTCCACTCCTTTTTTCACGACCAACGTGATAGAGGTGGACGGAGAGGTGAGGCGCGACTACGCCTCGCTGGACAGTTTCGTGGCGTATATATGTACCGACGGGGCGCTTCGGGCGGATACCGATGGGGGCAGCGAAAAGCTTGCGGCTCTCGAGAGCCTTTTGCTTCCGGCCGAAATAGACGAAGCGGTCCTGTCCGGAAAGGGGACGCTTCTCGAAGTGTATATGGTATGATATGAACGCAGTCGGCGGTACGCACGTACCGCCGGTGGAATATTGTCGTTGGTATCGTTATGACTACGGAAGAGAGATACAGGGGCATCATCGGATGGTTTTCCGAAAATATGCCCGTCGCGGAGACCGAGCTGCATTACGGTTCCGCATATGAACTTCTGGTTGCTACCATCCTGTCGGCACAGTGTACCGACAAGCGGGTGAACATGACTACTCCGGCCCTGTTCGAACGTTTTCCTACTCCGCAGGTGATGGCCGAAGCCTCTGCGGAGGAGATATTTCCGTATATCAAGAGCATATCCTACCCGAACAACAAGGCGAAGAACCTTGCGGCGATGGCTCGGAAACTCGTGGACGATTTCGGAGGAGTGGTTCCGGACAGTGTGGAGGAGCTCCAGAAACTTCCCGGCGTGGGACGGAAGACAGCCAACGTGGTCGGTTCGGTGGTGTTTCACCGGGAGGTGATGGCAGTGGATACGCATGTTTTCCGCGTATCGCGCAGACTCGGACTGACCCGGAATGCCAAGACGCCCTTGCAGGCCGAACAGCAGCTTACGGCGCATATCCCTTCGTCGCTGTTGCCGAAAGCACACCATTGGCTGATACTCCACGGCCGTTATGTCTGTACGGCCCGCCGTCCGCAGTGCGATACCTGCGGCGTGCGCAAATGGTGCCGGAATCCGGTCGTTCCGGCGGAGAAGGGGTGAACCCTCCCCTTGTCTATTCATGGAGTTTGGGCTATCTTTGTGGGAACGTATCGACAAACCATACAATTTAAACGGAACAAACCGATGAATTTCGCAGAAGAACTGAAATGGCGCGGCATGGTGCACGACATGATTCCGGGCACCGAAGAGTATCTCAAACAGGGAATGGCCACGGCCTATCTCGGCTTCGACCCTACGGCCGATTCGCTGCATATAGGCCATCTGGTGGGCGTGATGATACTGCGGCATTTCCAGCGCTGCGGCCACCGGCCCATCGTCCTCATAGGGGGAGCAACGGGCATGATAGGTGACCCTTCGGGCAAATCGCTCGAACGCAATCTGCTCGACGAGGAGACGCTCCGTCACAACCAGGAGGCCATCAGACGGCAGCTCTCCAGGCTGATAGATTTCGATTCGTCCGCCCCGAATGCCGCCGTTCTGGTCAATAATTACGACTGGATGAAGGGGATGGGGTTCCTCGAATTTATCCGTGATATAGGCAAGCACATTACCGTCAACTACATGATGGCGAAGGATTCCGTGAAAAAGCGCTTCAACGGCGAGGGCGACGGCATGTCCTTTACGGAGTTCACCTACCAGCTCGTGCAGGGTTACGACTTCATGCAGCTTTACCGTAATTACGACTGTCGGCTGCAGTTGGGCGGTTCCGACCAATGGGGCAATATCACCACCGGTGTGGAGCTCATCCGCCGCATCGAGGACGGACAGGTGTACGGCATGACCTGTCCTCTTATCAAAAAGGCGGACGGTACGAAGTTCGGAAAGACCGAGAGCGGCAACGTATGGCTCGATGCCCGCTATACCTCTCCTTACAAGTTCTATCAGTTCTGGCTGAACGTGAGCGACGAGGATGCCAAAAGTTATATCAGGATATTTACGTTTCTTGACCGGGAGACCATCGAAGCCCTTGTTGCCGAACACGAGGCGGCACCGCATGAACGCAGGCTGCAGAAAACGCTCGCACGGGAGCTGACTTGCATGATTCACTCCCGGGAGGAGTACGACAAGGCCGTGGAGGCTTCTGCCATCCTGTTCGGGGGAGCTACTGCGGAGGCTTTGCACCGTCTCGATGAGCAAACGCTTCTGCAGGTTTTCGACGGCGTTCCGCAGTACAGGGTGAGCCGGTCGGCATTGGAGACGGGTATTTCGTTTCCGGAACTTTGCGTGGAGCGATGCCCCGTTTTTCCATCCAAAAGCGAACTTCGCAAGCTGATACAGGGGGGCGGAGTATCCATGAACAAGGAGAAGGTGGAGTCGCCGGAACGTATCGTCGATACCGGCGACCTCATAGCAGGTCGGTATCTCGTACTCCAGAAGGGGAAGAAAAACTATTTCCTGATAATCGCCGAATAGGTCGGCTGAATGTGATTTAAGAGAATCCGGGACGGAATGTGTTCTTTGTCCCGGATTTTTCGTACCTTTCAAACAAAGTATGCAGTAACGAACGGATACAGTTATGGGAAGAAGGTTCATTTTTACGGCGCTGCTGCTGTCGCTCTGCACAGCCGTTTCGGCGCAGGAACAGGTATCGGAGACCCGTTCCAATCTTGAGAGACACGTGCGTACGCTCGCTTCCGACCGGATGCTCGGCCGCCAGGCGGGTACCGACCAGGGGATGCTTGCGTCGTCCTATATCGTTTTTCAGTTTGAAGAGATGGGACTTCGTCCAGGTGCCGACGACGGCGAAGGGAAATCGTTCATGCAGCGTTTCGAGCGCTATTCGGGCAGGTATGCCAATGTAGTGGGATTCATTCCCGGCAGCGACCCCGAACTGCGCGATGAATATATCGTTCTGGGGGCGCATTACGACCATTTGGGATACCGTTTACGCGGCAGGGATACCGTGATATACCACGGTGCCGACGACAATGCTTCCGGTACGGCCGTATTGATAGAGGCGGCGCGTAAACTGATGGAGCGCGAGGGCGAGCTGAAACGCACGGTCATCATCGCTGCTTTCGATGCGGAAGAGATAGGGCTTTACGGTTCCGAAGCGATGGCCGCCAATATGGACATCGACAAGGTGAAGTTCATGGCCAGCATCGATATGGTGGGTTGGCTCCGGGAGGCGGGCTATCTCGAAATCGAACATGCCGGTTCGCTGGCCGGCTGGCAGGAGCTATTCGCATCCATTCCCTGCCCTGCCGGACTCCAGGTCAAACCGCTGAGCGACGGGGGGAGCCTGTTTACGGGTTCCGACCACGATTCGTTTACGGCTGAGAGCGTACCGGCGGTGTTGCTCACGACCGGTACGAAATCGCCCTACCATAAACCGGAAGATACGGCCGACAAGATAGATTACGAAGGATTGGAACTGATAACGGAGTATGTGGCGGCCATGGCGACGGAGCTGTCCGAATGCGACCGCATCGTACCGTCGGACAAATTGCTTAGGAAGCGGGAAGGTCCGCGGACGGTGGAGTTCGCCGTCAGCGGTTCGGTAGGTTCTTCGTACATGTATTACGGTAACGGGGCCGCCGTGAACGGTGCTCCGCGTTTTTCGTGGAATGCGGGAGCTTTCCTGCAGTTCAATATCAACGACGTCTTCGCCATCCGTCCGGAGGTGATTTATAACCACCGTACTTTCCGTTATCCGCAGCAGAACCCGTCGGGAGAGCTGATAGTGACCGATTCGTTCCGCAAGATGGTTTCGCCGACGCTGACCGTACCCGTCAATCTGTTGCTGAAGACGGCCGTGGACAGCGATTATTATATGTACGTGGGTGTGGGCGGTTATTACTCCTATGTGTTCGATACCCGGCTGGATGGCGAACCGATACCCTACAACCGGCACGAGGGAGGTATCTCGATGACCGTGGGATGGAATATCCGTCATGTGGGGGCGGCCTTCACGGGATATTATCCCCTTTCGCGGATGTCGTCCGAAATATTCGGTAAACGCGGTTTTTCGGCCTTTTTTACGATGTATTACAAGTTCTGACGGTCGGAAGGCGGAACGTGATTAACGGTAGTTGTAGATTTATGGGGCATGATGCTGTCGAAATAGATTTCGTGATGCCGTGGGTGGACGGCAGCGACCCGGCTTGGCGGGAGGAGTTTCTGAAATACCGGGCCCTTCAGGCTCCGCAGGGAGAGCCTGCATGTGATACGGGCATGGCAGCGGGTGTGGTCGATGTTTCCGAGGAGCGTTACCGCGACTGGGATACCCTGCGTTACTGGTTTCGCGGCGTGGAACGGTTCGCGCCCTGGGTGAACCGGATACATTTCATCACTTGGGGGTATCTGCCCGCGTGGCTCGATACCGCCCATCCGAAACTGCACGTCGTCCGTCATGCCGACTACATCCCCTCCCCTTATTTGCCTACCTTCAACTCCTGTCCCATCGAACTCAACATGCACCGCATCGAGGGATTGGCAGAGCACTTCGTCTATTTTAACGACGATACGTTTCTGTGTCGGCCTGTCGGTCCCGAACGCTTTTTTCTGAACGGACTGCCGAGGGACGCCGCCCGTCTGGCCGTCATTCCCGCCGAACGGGCCGGCCATAACGTCCTCGAATGCGTGGCGGTCATCAACCGCCGCTACGACAAGCGGGAGGTCGTGCGACGGAATGTGGGCAGGTGGTTCAACAGGTGTTATTCCGTGACCGACATGCTCAAGACGCTGACGCTCATGCCGTGGAGTTTCTTCCCCGGATTCAGGGATTTCCATATGCCCCAACCTTTCCTGAAAGAGACCTTCGTGAGATTATGGAACGAGGAAGCCGGGGCACTCGATGCAACGTGCCGCAGCCGGTTCCGTACGGCCACCGACCTCTCGCAGTGGCTCGTGCGCTACGAACAGCTTGCTTCCGGCCGATTCCGGCCGGTCGGCATGGGAGATACGAAACTGGCGACGCTTTCGGAGGGAGGCATGCCGGAATTGCGGCGTGATATCCTTTCCGGGAGATATGCCATGATATGTATGAACGACAGCAACGACATCCGCGATACGGGAGGCGTCCGCCGGGCACTCACCGATATTTTCGATGCGCTGTTGCCGGAAAAATCCGCCTATGAACGTTGAATTCTCGGTCGTCGTACCGCTTTACAACAAGGAGCGCGAAGTAGGTGCGGCGCTCGACTCGGTGTTGGGACAGCGCCGGCTGCCCCGTGAAATAATCGTTGTGGACGACGGTTCGACCGACGGCGGTGCTGCGGTTGTAGGCGGTTATACATCGCCTTTGATACGTCTCGTGACCCAGAAGAATGCGGGGGTTTCGGCGGCCCGTAACCGGGGGGCGGTTCTGGCACGGAGCGAGTATATTGCCTTTCTCGATGCCGACGACCGCTGGCAGCCCGGTTATCTCGAAAAGATGGCATTCCTGATAGAACAGTATCCCGATTGCGGTGCCTATGCGGCTGCGTTCGACATCGTGAGCGGCGACCGGATATACTCCAACGTACATCCGGCACAGGAGGGAATCGTTCCCGACTTTTTCCGGGAGGCGATGCGTTCCTATATTTGCCAGCCCTCGGCAACGGTCGTTCCGCGTGGCGTTTTTCAGGAGCTCGGGGGGTTTCCGGAAGGGATGAAGATAGGGGAAGACCTCTATTTCTGGATACGGCTGGCAAGCCGTTACCGGATTTGTTTCACGCCGGAAAACCTCGTCCTTTACAGTCGGACGGCTTCGAACCGCTCGGCCGGAATCTATACACCCGAACGGACGGTCTATTCGTTTGAAGATTTGTACTGTCCGCAGGAGGAGAATTCTTTCCGAAACGAGTATATCGCCCGCTGTGCCATCGGAAAGGCATTGACATTGAGTGCTAAGGGAG
Proteins encoded:
- a CDS encoding glycosyltransferase family 2 protein, coding for MNVEFSVVVPLYNKEREVGAALDSVLGQRRLPREIIVVDDGSTDGGAAVVGGYTSPLIRLVTQKNAGVSAARNRGAVLARSEYIAFLDADDRWQPGYLEKMAFLIEQYPDCGAYAAAFDIVSGDRIYSNVHPAQEGIVPDFFREAMRSYICQPSATVVPRGVFQELGGFPEGMKIGEDLYFWIRLASRYRICFTPENLVLYSRTASNRSAGIYTPERTVYSFEDLYCPQEENSFRNEYIARCAIGKALTLSAKGDTAFGLRTERFFAYTRMYRRGWWKLRLLNRIPPRLRPVLHVFYNRMAWALARKGF